One Microbacterium sp. W4I20 DNA window includes the following coding sequences:
- a CDS encoding LLM class flavin-dependent oxidoreductase has translation MDVQGFEIGLNSFGDTASSGGRDLSGAETVRLLVDEARRAEDVGIDVFSVGEHYRPGHNDSAAPVLLAAMATATERIGLGTSVTVLSTNDPVRLYHEFSTLDAVSNGRAQLVLGRASATESFPLFGYDLADYEELFEEKLELFMRLQREEAVTWSGTTRAPLREHLAQPRMRPGGIPTWIGVGGSPASVIRAATYGLPLMLAIIGGDPQRFAGHVDLYHRALVQAGHAIQPVGMHSLGLVADTDEEAKETWWRYWEPVVTDLANERGFYAPTRARYEHEIADGALFVGSPETVARKIAQSARDLSLDRFDLKYDIMHLPTEARARTIELLGQEVAPRVRELLSVERAA, from the coding sequence GTGGACGTGCAGGGATTCGAGATCGGCCTCAACTCGTTCGGTGACACGGCGTCATCGGGCGGGCGGGACCTGAGCGGCGCCGAGACGGTGCGGCTGCTCGTGGATGAGGCTCGGCGAGCCGAGGATGTCGGGATCGACGTGTTCAGCGTCGGGGAGCACTATCGCCCCGGACACAACGACTCCGCCGCACCCGTGCTGCTGGCCGCGATGGCGACCGCGACCGAGCGGATCGGACTCGGAACGAGCGTCACGGTGCTCAGCACCAACGACCCGGTGCGGCTGTATCACGAGTTCTCCACGCTGGATGCCGTCTCGAACGGCCGCGCGCAACTCGTGCTCGGCCGCGCCTCGGCGACCGAGTCGTTCCCGCTCTTCGGCTACGACCTGGCCGACTACGAGGAGCTGTTCGAGGAGAAGCTCGAACTCTTCATGCGACTCCAGCGCGAGGAGGCCGTCACGTGGTCCGGCACGACGAGAGCGCCGCTGCGGGAGCACCTCGCCCAGCCGCGGATGCGCCCCGGCGGCATCCCGACCTGGATCGGCGTGGGTGGGAGTCCCGCCTCGGTGATCCGCGCCGCGACCTACGGGCTTCCTCTCATGCTCGCCATCATCGGCGGCGACCCGCAGCGGTTCGCCGGGCACGTCGACCTCTATCACCGCGCCCTCGTGCAGGCCGGTCACGCCATCCAGCCTGTCGGGATGCATTCGCTCGGCCTCGTCGCCGACACCGACGAAGAGGCGAAGGAGACCTGGTGGCGCTACTGGGAGCCTGTCGTCACCGACCTCGCGAACGAGCGCGGTTTCTACGCGCCGACACGCGCGCGGTATGAGCACGAGATCGCCGATGGCGCACTGTTCGTCGGTTCGCCCGAGACGGTCGCCCGCAAGATCGCGCAGTCCGCGCGCGACCTGAGCCTCGATCGCTTCGACCTGAAGTACGACATCATGCACCTGCCGACCGAGGCCCGCGCCCGCACGATCGAGCTGCTCGGCCAGGAAGTCGCACCCCGCGTGCGCGAGCTCCTCTCCGTCGAGCGCGCCGCCTGA